Proteins encoded together in one Rubripirellula reticaptiva window:
- a CDS encoding OprO/OprP family phosphate-selective porin, translated as MMPDVANTAPVERVSYTSAYMLQDAAAAGNLPAPVASAQGAEEAKEEKVAAKDDKKEEATVPLADYEDLLGRVDEIEESWDKYQDKLKEEADAKKKKSSYKLGGRVHLDNWNFVDSDAGINELETGDPTDDPENRWDFRRIRLELAGDVPNNMLFRIQMDFNNPAQAEMKDVYLGFNNLPNNQTLLIGNQKRPIGLDHLNSSRHNVFAERPLAVETFNEDARRLGACMYGYTDDELFHWRYGAFLLENINTDGRYRGDFNEAGVYGRLSSSPWYDKTSGGRGYMHLAMSGSVNQTDGNGTLDADDNANEARFRTRPLARSDSRWYNTNRILGADNYEQFGLESIVNIGALQITGEYINTWVQRDPLGGFSGDDLHFHGGYIYASYFLTGEHIPYDRVTGTIDRVKPFENFFLVDRCAGGTGRGWGALAMALRYDYIDLSDSDIRGGQGHAVTAGLNWYWTAYSKVQTNLVWGEVNNGGQGLSSVPLATGIDGDYTILGTRFMIDF; from the coding sequence ATGATGCCCGATGTTGCGAACACGGCACCAGTTGAACGAGTGTCCTATACATCTGCCTACATGCTGCAAGACGCTGCGGCCGCAGGCAACCTGCCGGCGCCTGTCGCATCTGCACAGGGAGCAGAGGAAGCAAAGGAAGAAAAAGTCGCTGCTAAAGACGACAAGAAAGAAGAAGCAACCGTCCCGCTAGCAGACTACGAAGATCTGCTGGGACGAGTTGATGAAATCGAAGAGTCTTGGGACAAGTACCAAGACAAATTGAAGGAAGAAGCTGACGCAAAGAAGAAAAAGTCCAGCTACAAGCTCGGTGGCCGAGTTCACCTGGACAACTGGAACTTCGTCGATTCTGACGCGGGCATCAACGAACTTGAGACCGGTGACCCAACCGACGATCCTGAAAATCGATGGGATTTCCGCCGCATTCGTTTGGAACTAGCTGGCGACGTTCCCAACAACATGTTGTTCCGCATTCAGATGGATTTCAACAATCCTGCTCAAGCGGAAATGAAGGACGTCTATCTAGGGTTCAACAATCTACCGAACAATCAAACTCTGTTGATCGGTAATCAAAAACGACCGATCGGTTTGGACCACCTCAACAGTAGCCGTCACAATGTGTTCGCTGAACGTCCGTTGGCGGTAGAAACGTTCAATGAAGACGCTCGTCGATTGGGTGCCTGTATGTACGGGTATACCGACGATGAATTGTTCCACTGGCGGTACGGTGCGTTTCTTTTGGAAAACATAAATACCGACGGACGCTACCGCGGCGACTTCAACGAAGCCGGTGTCTATGGTCGTTTGTCGTCGAGTCCTTGGTACGACAAAACCAGCGGTGGCCGCGGATACATGCACTTGGCGATGTCTGGTTCGGTAAACCAAACGGACGGCAACGGTACCTTGGACGCAGACGACAACGCGAACGAAGCTCGTTTCCGGACCCGACCTTTGGCTCGCAGCGATTCGCGTTGGTACAACACCAACCGCATCCTTGGAGCCGACAACTACGAACAGTTCGGTTTGGAATCGATTGTAAATATCGGCGCGCTGCAGATCACCGGCGAATACATCAACACCTGGGTCCAGCGAGATCCGCTTGGTGGATTCAGCGGCGATGACCTGCACTTCCACGGCGGTTACATCTACGCATCGTACTTCTTGACTGGCGAACACATTCCATATGATCGCGTGACTGGAACGATTGATCGCGTGAAGCCGTTCGAAAACTTCTTCTTGGTTGACCGATGTGCAGGTGGCACCGGCAGGGGCTGGGGAGCGTTGGCGATGGCACTTCGCTACGACTACATCGACCTAAGTGATTCGGATATTCGTGGTGGACAAGGCCACGCTGTAACTGCAGGATTGAACTGGTACTGGACTGCCTACTCCAAAGTGCAAACGAATTTGGTTTGGGGTGAAGTCAACAACGGTGGTCAAGGTCTGTCCTCCGTTCCTCTCGCAACCGGAATCGATGGTGATTACACGATTCTTGGCACGCGTTTCATGATCGATTTCTAG